TATTTAAACCGTGCGAACCTCCAACAAGCCAATCTCAGTGGCGCAAATTTGGAAGGAGCCAAATTGCAAGTAGCACGTTATGATGCACATACGAAATGGCCCCAAGAATATAACTACAAAGCTTCGGGAGCTGTAGGTCCGGGTGCTAATCTCAATGGTGCTTTTCTTAACACAGCTTCTTTACGAAATGCAGATTTACAAGGTGTTAATCTGCGTGGAGCCTACCTGAGTGGTGCTGACTTGACAGGAGCAAATTTGCAAGGTGCGGCTTTAAGTGGCGCTGATTTGACGAAAGCTTATTTGACTGGGGCTTGTTTGCGGAATGCTCGATTGACTGGAGCCGATTTGCGGGATGCAGACCTGCGAGCAACTGACCTCTGTGATGCAGAGATGGAGCATCTTCAAAGTATCGCTGGTGCAGATTTTACTTTAGCCCAAGGACTTACAGAAGCAACTAAAGCTATGCTTAAAAGCCGCCCATATTCAGAACTTGACGTTTGGAACGCTTACACTCGCACAACAACTCGTGAGAGTTTGAGTGCTTGATCGTGGCAATTTTAGATTTTAGATTTGGGATATCAATATCAAGTTCGCTTAATTACTTGATAATTCAAAACTCTCCGCGTCAGCCGTCATTAGAAGTACTTATCCGAATATGGTATGAGTGCAAGCCGTGCTCCTAGTGGGCTAAATAAATCTAAAATCCAAAATTTTTTTGTTCTGTTGTGACTTTACAACAGTTGCCAGTTCTTTTTTAAGAGTGCTAAAAACGTAGCGTATCCTTCAGAAAAACCCGGTGGATCGGGTAAAGCATATTGGGGAAATTCTTTATACGATCGCCAGGCTTCCGAAGCTTTATGTCGCAAATGTAAAGCAGATTCTGAGGAACCTGGTGGTCGCCAAGTCATTTGACCAGTTTGTATCTCAGTCACAAATGCCTCCTCATCTCGAAAAAGTTGATCTTTTCTTCCAGATTTTGGCAGATTACCCGGATATTTTGGTCAAATTTAAGGTAAAAAAACATTTTGCCTATTGTTGAAATAAATCTTATCACAAGATTCGGCACAAACCCACATCGCTATTGTGGCAACAAGTCTTCTAAAGCAGCTCCGACAACTCGGTGATCCTCATCCTGTCTAAGTTGGTTCAGGGCTGCTTTTGCTTCCGGCTCGTCAAAGCGCTTGAGGGCATAGCTAACTCGCACGCGCATCCGCCAAGATTCATCATTCACTAACGTTAGTATTTGGGATAGTGCCGCAGTATGTTGGCTAGAATCAGCTAGTAAACTGAGTCCATCAACAGAGGATTCCTGAACTGTGAAATCTTCATCTTTTAAACCTTGAACGCAGATATCGAATAGCTCTTCAGGACAATTCATTTCAGCGATCGCAGCTAAAATACTCCGCTTAACTAGCCAATGGTCATCTTGATAAAATGCCATAACTAGATGAGAAACTGCGACTCTACCAAATAGTGACAAAGAATTGGCCGCCTCAGCTCGCACGTTGGGGGTATCGTCAAATTTCATAATTTGCATCAAAGCAGCAAAGGATTCTGCTGATTGTTGATTACCCAAACCCCTGGTTACAAAAGAACGCACCAAAAATTCTGAGTCATGAAGTTTACTTGCTAAAAGAGGAACTGCAACTTCTGATTCATAATCATTGAGGGCTGCGATCGCCTTCAAACGAGAGTGAAAATCCGGGTTCTTCAGTTCAGTTTGGATTTGATCGATTTCCATAGGTGCATTTGGTAGAGCTATCTTTACTTTATTTTACAGATGTCAAAAAATAGCGATCGCATTTGGGAAGATTTAACGCAATACCCTAAACTCTTAACCAATGACTCAATTAAGCGAAACCGTCAAAGAATTAATCGCCAAAGCTAGAATTATTAGCTTTGCTGAGTGGGATAAGTCTCATACCAAAGCAGCGATCGCCATATTTCAAGCTGCGGATGATGCTTTTCGTTATCTGAGCGACGAAGATTTATTACAGATTCAAACCAAGTCATCCGATAATTCTGAGTTGATTCCTGTTGCTGTGTTGTTACGCGATCGCGCCGCCGAAATTGTTGATGAAGCTAGAGAGCAGGTTTTGACGACCTATCCTGAAATTATCCAGCCTGGAGGTGGTCTTTATCCACCTGAACGCGCCCAAGCTTGCTGGCGAGATTTTTGGCATTTTCTCCGTTGTATTACTTATGGCATAGCAGGTGGACACGCTGACTATACAAATCCCACAGGACTGCACTATATGAACTTACTCTATCAGGAATTACAAGTTCCATTAGATGCAATGCTCTTAGGTTTAAAAAGCATTAAAGCTGCTAGTTTGAAACGCTGTCCAGCCAATCAGCAAGAAATTCTTAATCCTTATTTTGACCATTTAATCACCCAACTGGATACTTTTCAAGTTCGGTAAGGTAAGTGAGCGTGAATAATTCAAGGTTTTTAGTCACGGCTAGAGTTGCTTACTAAGAACCAATTTAATTGAATTTACATTACGTAATATAGTTTGATTTATTCTTGCCCACTTACCAAAATTAACTTTGGTGAATCAGCACTATAAATACTCTTGCTCAAGGGAAAACAACAATAGGATCGCCTGCATCCCAATCTCAAATCAAATTCTAAAAACAAGCTTAAATTTCTCTAAAGTATTATCTAACTTCACAAAAATTAATAAATATGGTTTCGGCATCGTATCAGAATGTGTAAAGGCATTTGATGTAAAAACTTAAATAATTAAAACTAATAAGGATTTAAAGTCTCTATGACCTCTCCTTTTTCACAAAGATGTAAAGTTTTTTAACATCTGCTGAATTCCTTCTCATAAAAAAATCTAGTTGTTAACTGGGAGATAGTTTGAATAGCTTTTAGACCAGCATCATGATTAGGGTTTGCTCAATTCTGCCGTCAGTTGTCATATAGAAAGATATTTAACGCACTTTAAAAAAATAAAGTTTTACAAATGCTAGTCAGTAGCAAAAATAACTGACAACTGAGGCTAAATTCTACCCATTATGGGGTTAGGATACTCAAAAATTTCATTTAATTCGCGTTTTTAAGGAGATACTTCAATGTCACTATGGGCTATTGATTCACCTAATGTTGAACTGCGTCCGAATACCAGCGAAAGTGAATTACAAACACTGATTCGGGCGGTTTACAAACAGGTTTTGGGGAATGCTCACTTGCTAGAAAGTGAGCGCCTAGCTACTGCTGAATCGCAATTGCGCGATCGCAAAATCAGCGTCCGCGAATTCGTCAACATCGTTGCGAAATCAGAACTCTATCAATCCCTGTTTTTCAGTTCCTCTTCCCAGTATCGGTTCATTGAACTGAACTTCAAACACCTGCTAGGTCGTGCTCCTGCCGATCAAGCAGAAATCGCCGAACACGTCCGTATATATAACGAACAGGGCTATGATGCTGAGATCGAATCCTATATCGATAGCCAAGAGTATCAGCAGAATTTTGGCGAGAATATTGTTCCTTATCCTCGCAGCACTAGCTCCCAAATAGGAATTAAGAATGTTACCTTTAACCGCACCTTTTCCTTATTGAGAGGAGTAGCAAGCAGCGATAGCGATCGCAAAGCCAAACTGATCAGCGATATAGGTGCAAATTTACCTACATCCATCAAGCGTCCCGTTGCTGGTTCTAGTGTAAGCAGCACTGGCAAACGCTTCTTGATTAAGGCAGTCAAAGGTTCAGGTAATCTCCGTACTCGTGTGGGCAACCTTGAATATGTAGTTAACTACAACCAACTGTCTGGACAAGTGCAAAACATTCATAGAACGGGCGGCAAAATCATCAGTATTACTGAAGTTGCTTAAGTAGATGAATGGGGAGTCAGGAGTGGGAGGAGGATAATAACTTCTAACTCCCTACTCCTAACTCCCTACTCAGTACAGGCCAAACGCCCCGATACCGCTAACAGCACTCCCAAGTGCAGTTGTAGTCAAGGAAGCTAGTATATAGACTGGGAGAATAACTATTTAGCCAAAATATCTTTTGGATTGTAAGCTACTTTTTAAAATCACTTTTCTAATGGAAATTACTGAATTCTTTGAACTTTCAATTGGACGATGGCGATCGCAACGTAGCGGTCATCATTTGGCATTCGCTCACTTTGAACAAGTGCTGTCTAACATTGACATTGAGTCTCTATCCACCGACGATCCGGCGGTACTATCAATTTGTCAATTGTATGACACCGACCCCGGCAGTATCACTCACCCCTTTCGGATGACTTGGAAAGGTGAGTCAGACTGGGACGATAAACCAATCTCTGGTAGTACCGTGCTGGTGCCAATTCCAGATATAGAAAATCCTTCTAGGGGAAAACTTTTAC
The Nostoc punctiforme PCC 73102 genome window above contains:
- a CDS encoding pentapeptide repeat-containing protein, coding for MTNSEIQLITSDAYGNGFAERSSPTPEILKALKAGIPLDWVDLYQFNLKEVDLQQANLSKAKLLGADLSELVLSNADLSGADLRGANLQGADLSGANLQGAYLNRANLQQANLSGANLEGAKLQVARYDAHTKWPQEYNYKASGAVGPGANLNGAFLNTASLRNADLQGVNLRGAYLSGADLTGANLQGAALSGADLTKAYLTGACLRNARLTGADLRDADLRATDLCDAEMEHLQSIAGADFTLAQGLTEATKAMLKSRPYSELDVWNAYTRTTTRESLSA
- a CDS encoding HEAT repeat domain-containing protein, whose product is MEIDQIQTELKNPDFHSRLKAIAALNDYESEVAVPLLASKLHDSEFLVRSFVTRGLGNQQSAESFAALMQIMKFDDTPNVRAEAANSLSLFGRVAVSHLVMAFYQDDHWLVKRSILAAIAEMNCPEELFDICVQGLKDEDFTVQESSVDGLSLLADSSQHTAALSQILTLVNDESWRMRVRVSYALKRFDEPEAKAALNQLRQDEDHRVVGAALEDLLPQ
- a CDS encoding phycobilisome protein, with product MTQLSETVKELIAKARIISFAEWDKSHTKAAIAIFQAADDAFRYLSDEDLLQIQTKSSDNSELIPVAVLLRDRAAEIVDEAREQVLTTYPEIIQPGGGLYPPERAQACWRDFWHFLRCITYGIAGGHADYTNPTGLHYMNLLYQELQVPLDAMLLGLKSIKAASLKRCPANQQEILNPYFDHLITQLDTFQVR
- a CDS encoding phycobilisome rod-core linker polypeptide, translating into MSLWAIDSPNVELRPNTSESELQTLIRAVYKQVLGNAHLLESERLATAESQLRDRKISVREFVNIVAKSELYQSLFFSSSSQYRFIELNFKHLLGRAPADQAEIAEHVRIYNEQGYDAEIESYIDSQEYQQNFGENIVPYPRSTSSQIGIKNVTFNRTFSLLRGVASSDSDRKAKLISDIGANLPTSIKRPVAGSSVSSTGKRFLIKAVKGSGNLRTRVGNLEYVVNYNQLSGQVQNIHRTGGKIISITEVA
- a CDS encoding phycobiliprotein lyase, which codes for MEITEFFELSIGRWRSQRSGHHLAFAHFEQVLSNIDIESLSTDDPAVLSICQLYDTDPGSITHPFRMTWKGESDWDDKPISGSTVLVPIPDIENPSRGKLLRDQGYAETIPAVGKYHLSEDGIFTLLTEYEHAAAEERIWFATPNLRFRVATIKTSDGKGVTTASFSSEIRSLSSSTS